The following are from one region of the Catenulispora sp. EB89 genome:
- a CDS encoding NADPH-dependent F420 reductase, producing MSPTHKKEPAMRIGILGTGTLAAALGEAWSRAGHQVVVGGRSPARAQALAHRLGHGVRAAAPREAVAGCDAVLLTVAWAGVEDMLRESGACEGALAGTPLIDPTNAVEHGVGVLLTDAGDSAAERIGRLAPGAHVVKAFHLVPAEQWSAGTANGADSPVTVPICGDDPAAVELVGRLVRDVGAVPALFGTLDRVRQLEEVAGFVIGLAFAGTDPSSAIPRVGGAR from the coding sequence GTGAGTCCGACACACAAGAAGGAACCGGCCATGAGAATCGGCATTCTGGGGACGGGAACACTGGCGGCGGCGTTGGGCGAAGCCTGGTCACGCGCCGGGCACCAGGTGGTCGTCGGCGGACGATCCCCGGCGAGGGCACAGGCCCTGGCCCACCGGTTGGGCCACGGGGTGCGGGCCGCCGCCCCGCGCGAGGCCGTCGCCGGGTGCGACGCGGTGTTGCTCACCGTGGCGTGGGCCGGCGTGGAGGACATGCTGCGCGAATCAGGAGCCTGCGAAGGCGCGCTGGCGGGGACGCCGTTGATCGATCCGACGAACGCCGTCGAGCACGGCGTAGGCGTGTTGCTCACGGACGCGGGTGATTCGGCGGCGGAGCGGATCGGCCGGCTGGCGCCGGGGGCGCACGTCGTCAAGGCGTTCCATCTCGTTCCCGCCGAGCAGTGGTCGGCGGGAACCGCCAACGGTGCCGACTCCCCCGTAACGGTACCCATCTGCGGCGACGACCCGGCGGCCGTGGAGCTCGTCGGCCGGCTCGTGCGCGATGTCGGCGCGGTGCCGGCCCTGTTCGGAACGCTGGACCGGGTCCGGCAACTGGAGGAGGTCGCGGGTTTCGTCATCGGGCTGGCGTTCGCCGGCACCGATCCGAGCTCCGCGATCCCGCGTGTCGGCGGCGCGCGGTGA
- a CDS encoding BTAD domain-containing putative transcriptional regulator → MAGKAHTVRDDDSPLRRAREAAGISQKELAGRAGMSVRALRYLEDGQVAKPRAVSIHRLARALDLTAEELAERLAGPASARPRPLPGGVRQHPLPAAAGRIRIRVLGRLTILRGDVAVEMSSPLQQAVLGLLAVRHGRVVTVQDLVDALWYEDPPRTCRELVHTYIGQVRRALEPESRAGERGRLLRSTGGGYLLTVDPEQLDLAAFDRLAEQGRRAWERGAAASACQLFGESWACWQGSQVLEGDTRLGGHPAVAGVQARRTSLLLDWSDAAFSVGRYAQVAEPLRDVHGSEPLHEDVAARLMLALAGTGRQAAALALFEEVRALLDAELGVSPGAGLRAAHLRILRDRLPAPVERPAPAIPTPAQLPAEPVGFVGRREHLDRLDAIMAEHRSGPAATGLIVLTGMGGLGKTMLALRWAHRVLDRFPDGQLHVDLRGHSGSEPVRPHAALTGFLTALGIPPAQVPEGVEQAAALYRSLLAGKRVLVLLDNAGRADQIRPLVPAGGSLVLVTSRHRMTGLVARDGARMISLDALAPREALALLDGMIGTPRIAREPQAAAELVQLCARLPLALSIAAANLAARPHLGLADYAKTLQTDNRLDALETAGDPDAAVRAAFALSVDTLPPEEGRMFRLLGAVPGFDVATGTAAAVAGVSHRSAARSLIGLADRHLVQERGADRFGMHDLVRLFASELADGDAESGEAVARLARHHLARLESVADIVYPHLLHLPGRGGSTGRKGQTGPGGQGSPGSANGLGDPCDAGGPSSADGADGPNGQGGPDGPDGAGSAGSAGSAGSADGPSGQGSAGGPSGQGSAGGPGDATDATDATDATDPSIPAADNVPAFPDPAAALAWIDTERANLVALIPHLVGQGGAASASAMADLMTGYFMMRSGTADWAAVAQAARAAAPLGDDPRAVAAAELSTAMVDVAQGRHASAARRFGRTAALAERAGWTECQAVALNNLGSALWTAGRIEEALAALEQALHLHRACGRAAGEAVSLANLGAAHLDRGALLDAAEPDEPDDARAARLATAESLLTAALTMHRQIGDHRNEADTLTRLAQARREHGDLSTALELAQAAIDTARSAGDLRFEAAAEGTAATVSSRLGDARSALEHIARATALVDSIDHPPLAARIHLLGADACLALGRWEDAALYVEDAQRVARLVASPMLERQCLIWTSRIQRHQG, encoded by the coding sequence ATGGCCGGCAAGGCACACACCGTCCGGGACGACGACAGTCCGCTGCGCCGTGCGCGCGAGGCGGCGGGTATCAGCCAGAAGGAGCTCGCCGGACGCGCCGGGATGAGCGTCCGGGCTCTGCGATACCTCGAAGACGGCCAGGTCGCCAAGCCCAGGGCGGTCTCGATCCACCGTCTGGCCCGAGCCCTGGACCTGACCGCCGAGGAACTGGCCGAGCGCCTTGCCGGGCCCGCCTCCGCGCGTCCGCGTCCACTGCCCGGCGGTGTCCGGCAGCATCCGCTCCCCGCCGCTGCGGGCCGGATCCGGATCCGGGTCCTCGGCCGGCTCACCATCCTGCGCGGCGACGTGGCCGTCGAGATGAGTTCGCCCCTGCAGCAGGCGGTGCTGGGCCTGCTCGCGGTACGGCACGGGCGCGTCGTCACGGTGCAGGATCTCGTGGACGCGTTGTGGTACGAGGATCCTCCCCGCACCTGCCGGGAGCTGGTCCACACCTACATCGGCCAGGTGCGCCGGGCCCTGGAGCCCGAATCGCGGGCCGGCGAACGCGGCCGGCTGCTGCGCAGCACCGGCGGCGGATACCTGCTCACGGTGGATCCGGAACAGCTCGACCTGGCGGCCTTCGACCGCTTGGCCGAGCAGGGCCGGCGCGCCTGGGAACGCGGCGCGGCGGCCTCGGCGTGCCAGTTGTTCGGCGAGTCGTGGGCGTGTTGGCAGGGATCACAGGTCCTGGAGGGCGACACCCGGCTCGGCGGGCATCCGGCCGTCGCCGGGGTGCAGGCGCGCCGGACGTCGCTGCTGCTCGACTGGTCCGACGCGGCGTTCTCGGTGGGCCGCTACGCGCAGGTCGCCGAACCGCTGCGGGACGTCCACGGCTCCGAGCCGCTGCACGAGGATGTGGCCGCGCGGCTGATGCTGGCCCTGGCGGGCACCGGACGGCAGGCCGCGGCCCTGGCGCTGTTCGAGGAGGTCCGTGCCCTGCTGGACGCCGAACTCGGAGTGTCGCCGGGCGCCGGGCTGCGGGCCGCGCATCTCAGGATCCTGCGCGACCGGCTCCCGGCCCCGGTCGAACGTCCGGCCCCCGCGATACCGACTCCAGCCCAGCTGCCCGCCGAACCGGTCGGGTTCGTCGGCCGCCGCGAGCACCTGGACCGGCTCGACGCGATCATGGCCGAGCACCGGTCCGGACCGGCGGCGACCGGACTGATCGTGCTGACCGGGATGGGCGGACTCGGCAAGACGATGCTGGCGCTGCGCTGGGCGCACCGCGTGCTCGACCGGTTCCCCGACGGGCAGCTCCATGTCGATCTGCGCGGCCACAGCGGCTCCGAACCGGTCCGGCCGCACGCCGCCCTGACCGGCTTCCTGACCGCTCTCGGCATCCCGCCGGCCCAGGTGCCCGAAGGCGTGGAACAGGCCGCGGCGCTGTATCGCAGCCTCCTGGCGGGAAAGCGCGTCCTGGTCCTGCTGGACAACGCCGGGCGGGCCGATCAGATCCGGCCGCTGGTGCCCGCGGGCGGATCGCTCGTGCTCGTCACGTCGCGACATCGCATGACCGGCCTGGTCGCGCGGGACGGCGCGCGGATGATCTCGCTCGACGCACTCGCGCCCCGGGAAGCCCTGGCTCTGCTGGACGGCATGATCGGCACGCCGCGTATCGCGCGGGAGCCCCAGGCCGCCGCGGAACTGGTCCAGCTGTGCGCCAGACTGCCGCTGGCCCTGAGCATCGCCGCGGCGAACCTGGCCGCCAGGCCGCATCTGGGTCTGGCCGATTACGCCAAGACGTTGCAGACGGACAACCGGCTCGACGCCCTGGAGACGGCCGGCGACCCGGACGCCGCCGTGCGAGCCGCGTTCGCACTGTCCGTGGACACCCTGCCGCCCGAGGAGGGCCGCATGTTCCGCCTGCTCGGCGCCGTCCCGGGATTCGACGTGGCGACCGGGACGGCGGCGGCGGTCGCGGGCGTCAGCCACCGCTCGGCGGCCCGGTCGCTCATCGGGCTGGCCGACCGGCACTTGGTGCAGGAGCGCGGTGCCGACCGCTTCGGCATGCACGACCTCGTCCGGCTGTTCGCCTCGGAACTGGCCGACGGCGACGCCGAGAGCGGCGAGGCCGTCGCGCGGCTGGCGCGGCATCACCTGGCCCGCCTGGAATCGGTCGCGGACATCGTCTACCCGCATCTGCTTCATCTGCCCGGCCGCGGCGGCTCGACGGGACGGAAAGGACAGACCGGCCCGGGCGGGCAGGGCAGCCCGGGCAGCGCGAACGGCCTGGGCGACCCGTGCGACGCGGGCGGCCCGAGCAGCGCGGACGGCGCGGACGGCCCGAACGGCCAGGGCGGCCCGGACGGCCCGGACGGCGCGGGCAGCGCGGGCAGCGCGGGCAGCGCGGGCAGCGCGGACGGCCCGAGCGGGCAGGGAAGCGCGGGCGGCCCGAGCGGGCAGGGAAGCGCGGGCGGCCCGGGCGACGCGACCGACGCGACCGACGCGACCGACGCGACCGACCCGAGCATCCCAGCCGCCGACAACGTGCCCGCCTTCCCCGATCCGGCCGCGGCGCTGGCCTGGATCGACACCGAGCGGGCCAATCTCGTCGCGCTGATCCCGCACCTGGTCGGCCAGGGCGGCGCCGCGTCCGCGTCGGCCATGGCCGACCTGATGACCGGCTACTTCATGATGCGTTCGGGGACGGCCGACTGGGCCGCGGTGGCCCAGGCCGCGCGCGCCGCGGCGCCTCTGGGCGACGACCCCCGGGCCGTGGCCGCGGCGGAGTTGTCCACCGCGATGGTGGACGTGGCCCAGGGACGCCACGCTTCGGCGGCGAGGCGCTTCGGCCGGACCGCGGCGCTGGCCGAACGAGCCGGCTGGACGGAATGCCAAGCGGTCGCGCTGAACAACCTCGGCAGCGCGTTGTGGACGGCCGGGCGCATCGAGGAAGCGCTGGCCGCCCTCGAACAGGCTCTGCACCTGCACCGCGCCTGCGGCAGAGCGGCCGGCGAGGCCGTGAGCCTGGCGAACCTCGGCGCGGCCCACCTGGACCGCGGCGCCCTGCTCGACGCGGCCGAGCCCGATGAGCCCGATGACGCCCGAGCGGCGCGGCTGGCCACCGCCGAGTCCCTGCTCACCGCGGCCCTGACGATGCACCGGCAGATCGGCGACCACCGCAACGAAGCAGACACACTGACGAGGCTCGCCCAAGCCCGCCGCGAGCACGGCGATCTCTCCACGGCACTGGAGCTGGCCCAAGCGGCGATCGACACGGCCCGCTCCGCAGGCGATCTGCGTTTCGAGGCAGCGGCCGAAGGCACCGCGGCCACCGTGTCATCCCGCTTGGGAGACGCCCGATCCGCCCTGGAGCACATCGCACGCGCGACCGCGCTGGTGGACTCGATCGACCACCCCCCGCTGGCCGCGCGGATCCATCTCCTCGGCGCCGACGCCTGCCTCGCGCTCGGCCGGTGGGAGGACGCCGCTTTGTACGTCGAGGACGCGCAGCGCGTGGCCCGCCTGGTCGCCTCGCCGATGCTGGAGCGGCAGTGCCTGATATGGACGAGCCGCATCCAGCGCCACCAAGGATGA
- a CDS encoding phospholipase D-like domain-containing protein has protein sequence MGEIRPNVGVITLSQGDLERAVEFYAKVFGKPPDSVDADSAKFQFANTVINLEKDSAAQDAGSRVVFTIWVDDADKACRELAGQGVTAIKEPLGRLGTRRARFADPGGHIWEIAEERSRRPGETPYLDAVQRELLDVSPGLEGKVWKRTSGNALDTADGDPASWILQVPDAWGWSGRSGGLMPQGAAKRGVKNLLERISSTISRAERCVDITGFGVDITGVGVLEGVFSPAGPFPDGEFAKAMGAGLREAARKASEKKRRLQVRVLSGVLGRGTSADPKAFRDQLKEMIGDFYSAVDINVALMVTRGVTSYNHTKFIIVDGRHVIHGGINWMANFYYQDAYPSRSGVRVGFPGYGWGDWAPVTDLDLALRGPAALSAGQFVDELWTWTCANAAIPDGEGTMVRLATTNDRLDEGISKLYQGAEFKAEPDGQLDVIAVGSLGFGILKNDSTSEYRLPDVDRVEDAACTYLSTSESWMPPLKSNNETNIDRDYMTVNPDANALRTLIACADTNVVLSQQDINGFARFPLYHALFDVRLFDILAAKMLLGIKVRIVISNPGYPDYSNIGDVRTEVVQPLFDRVKLQTGFATDANRAMRENLQLAPLRVSDEPLWLNRVKYRLHSKVVLVDDKAFYIGSRNLYPDTTQDHGFIIEDAAAAEQLKTKFLDIEWHYSKAAAIYDYENPSLDTPQFT, from the coding sequence ATGGGTGAGATCCGCCCCAATGTCGGGGTGATAACCCTGTCCCAGGGGGACCTCGAGCGAGCCGTGGAGTTCTACGCGAAGGTGTTCGGCAAGCCTCCGGACTCCGTCGATGCGGATTCGGCCAAGTTCCAATTCGCCAATACCGTCATCAACCTGGAAAAGGATTCGGCCGCGCAGGACGCCGGATCGCGTGTCGTGTTCACGATCTGGGTCGACGACGCGGACAAGGCGTGCAGGGAACTCGCCGGCCAGGGCGTGACGGCGATCAAAGAGCCGCTCGGCCGGCTGGGCACGCGCAGGGCCCGTTTCGCTGACCCGGGCGGGCATATCTGGGAGATCGCGGAGGAACGTTCGCGGCGGCCCGGCGAAACCCCGTACCTGGACGCAGTCCAGAGGGAACTGTTGGATGTCTCGCCGGGCCTTGAAGGGAAGGTGTGGAAACGCACCTCTGGAAACGCGCTCGACACGGCGGACGGCGATCCGGCCTCGTGGATCCTGCAGGTTCCCGACGCCTGGGGGTGGTCGGGTCGATCGGGCGGCCTCATGCCGCAAGGGGCGGCCAAGCGCGGCGTCAAGAACCTGCTGGAAAGGATCAGCTCCACCATCTCGCGCGCGGAACGCTGTGTGGACATCACGGGATTCGGCGTGGACATCACCGGCGTCGGGGTGCTGGAAGGCGTGTTCTCGCCGGCGGGACCTTTTCCCGACGGCGAGTTCGCCAAGGCCATGGGTGCCGGTCTCAGGGAGGCGGCCAGGAAGGCGTCCGAGAAGAAGCGCAGGCTGCAGGTGCGAGTCCTGTCCGGCGTACTCGGCCGGGGAACGTCGGCTGATCCGAAGGCCTTCCGCGACCAGCTGAAGGAGATGATCGGCGACTTCTACTCGGCCGTCGACATCAACGTGGCCTTGATGGTCACGCGCGGCGTGACCTCCTACAACCACACGAAGTTCATCATCGTGGACGGCCGGCACGTCATTCACGGCGGCATCAACTGGATGGCCAACTTCTACTACCAGGACGCGTACCCGTCGCGCTCCGGAGTCCGCGTCGGCTTCCCTGGATACGGCTGGGGCGACTGGGCTCCGGTCACCGACCTGGACCTGGCGCTGCGCGGCCCGGCTGCCCTGTCAGCCGGCCAATTCGTGGACGAGCTGTGGACCTGGACCTGCGCGAACGCGGCGATCCCCGACGGGGAAGGGACCATGGTCCGGCTCGCGACCACCAACGATCGCCTCGATGAGGGCATCAGCAAGCTCTATCAGGGCGCTGAGTTCAAGGCCGAGCCCGACGGGCAGCTGGACGTCATCGCCGTCGGCAGCCTCGGATTCGGCATCCTGAAGAACGACTCCACATCGGAATACAGGCTGCCGGACGTGGATCGCGTGGAGGACGCCGCCTGCACCTACCTGTCGACCAGCGAGAGCTGGATGCCGCCACTGAAGTCGAACAACGAGACGAACATTGACCGTGACTACATGACGGTCAACCCCGATGCGAACGCCTTGCGGACGCTGATCGCCTGCGCCGACACGAACGTCGTGCTCTCGCAGCAGGACATCAACGGTTTCGCCCGCTTCCCCCTCTACCACGCCCTGTTCGACGTCAGGCTGTTCGACATCCTCGCCGCCAAGATGCTCCTCGGAATCAAGGTCAGGATCGTCATCAGCAACCCCGGCTATCCGGACTACTCCAACATCGGCGATGTCCGCACGGAAGTCGTTCAGCCGCTCTTCGACCGCGTCAAGCTCCAGACCGGCTTCGCCACAGATGCGAACCGGGCGATGAGGGAGAACCTGCAGCTGGCGCCACTGCGGGTATCGGACGAGCCGCTCTGGCTGAATCGGGTCAAGTACCGCCTCCACAGCAAGGTGGTTCTCGTCGACGACAAGGCGTTCTACATCGGCTCCAGGAACCTCTACCCGGACACGACCCAGGACCACGGCTTCATCATCGAGGACGCCGCGGCGGCCGAGCAGCTCAAGACCAAGTTCCTCGACATCGAATGGCACTACTCCAAGGCAGCCGCGATCTACGACTACGAGAACCCGTCGTTGGACACTCCCCAGTTCACGTAG
- a CDS encoding Na+/H+ antiporter NhaA: MAILRSSVPAPEAAMTSADDRSTPRRQFLRTETGSAALLAAAAVVALAWANIAPAGYDTVWATRAAVTVGRYGVDQDLRGWVNSGLMTFFFLVVGLEARREFDMGELRRRSQLALPLAAGVGGAVVPVAIYLAVNAGHSSWHGWGAAMSTDTAFALGALALVGRGLPLRVRTYLLTVSVVDDVVGILVIAFVYSSRVELVALLVGLALLALVLVLRQRGVRYGPPYFVIGLAAWVAFFKSGVDPVAVGLVIGLLTFAYPAARDDLQQASERFRSFREQPTAELAQSARLGVSAAISPNERLQSWYHPWTSYAIVPLFALANTGIPIDARFLADAYSSPITLGILIAYVVGKPAGTVGSAWLLTRASRGRVRLPVGWAGAAGAGAAAGIGFTVSLLIATLAFHGVQLEQAKLGVLTAALVSSALAWAVFRITALLPKPARQRALLGTTESIIDLAVPVDPHRDHVRGPARAPVTIVEYGDFECPYCGQAEPVVRALLAEFGDVRYVWRHLPLDDVHPRARLAAEASEAAARQDAFWPMHDLLMAHQDALTPVDLRRYATELDLDLARFTEDLRGHVHANRVAEDVDSADLSGVSGTPSFFINGRRHHGAYDIETLTTAVKAAYARARIAGASSEDG, encoded by the coding sequence ATGGCGATCTTGCGCTCCTCTGTACCGGCCCCGGAAGCCGCGATGACCTCGGCCGACGACCGGAGCACTCCGCGCCGGCAGTTCCTGCGCACCGAGACCGGGAGTGCGGCGCTGCTGGCCGCCGCCGCGGTCGTGGCGCTGGCCTGGGCGAACATCGCGCCGGCCGGGTACGACACCGTGTGGGCGACCCGCGCGGCGGTCACCGTCGGGCGCTACGGGGTGGACCAGGACCTGCGGGGCTGGGTCAACTCCGGGCTGATGACCTTCTTCTTCCTGGTCGTGGGGCTGGAGGCGCGGCGGGAGTTCGACATGGGCGAGCTGCGGCGGCGCAGCCAGCTCGCGCTGCCGCTGGCCGCCGGGGTCGGCGGGGCGGTGGTGCCGGTCGCCATCTACCTGGCCGTCAACGCCGGGCACTCGTCGTGGCACGGCTGGGGCGCGGCGATGAGCACCGACACCGCGTTCGCGCTGGGCGCGCTGGCGCTGGTCGGGCGGGGTCTGCCGCTGCGGGTCCGCACCTATCTGCTGACCGTTTCGGTGGTCGACGACGTGGTCGGCATCCTGGTGATCGCCTTCGTCTACAGCAGCCGGGTGGAGCTGGTCGCGCTGCTGGTCGGGCTGGCGCTGCTCGCGCTGGTCCTGGTGCTGCGGCAGCGCGGCGTGCGCTACGGGCCGCCGTACTTCGTGATCGGGCTCGCGGCCTGGGTCGCGTTCTTCAAGTCCGGCGTGGACCCGGTGGCCGTCGGGCTGGTGATCGGCCTGCTGACGTTCGCCTATCCCGCCGCCCGCGACGATCTGCAGCAGGCCAGCGAGCGGTTCCGGAGCTTCCGCGAGCAGCCGACGGCCGAGCTGGCGCAGAGCGCGCGGCTGGGGGTGTCGGCCGCGATCTCACCGAACGAGCGGCTGCAGAGCTGGTACCACCCCTGGACCAGCTATGCGATCGTGCCGCTGTTCGCGCTGGCCAACACCGGCATCCCGATCGACGCGCGCTTCCTGGCCGACGCCTACTCCTCCCCGATCACGCTGGGCATCCTGATCGCGTACGTGGTCGGCAAGCCGGCCGGCACCGTGGGCTCCGCCTGGCTGCTCACCCGGGCCAGCCGCGGCCGGGTCCGGCTGCCGGTGGGCTGGGCCGGGGCCGCGGGCGCCGGGGCGGCCGCCGGCATCGGGTTCACCGTGTCGCTGCTGATCGCCACCCTGGCCTTCCACGGCGTGCAGCTGGAGCAGGCCAAACTCGGCGTGCTCACCGCGGCGCTGGTGTCCTCGGCGCTGGCCTGGGCCGTCTTCCGGATCACGGCGCTGCTGCCCAAGCCGGCCCGGCAGCGCGCGCTGCTGGGCACCACCGAGTCGATCATCGACCTGGCGGTCCCGGTCGACCCGCACCGCGACCACGTGCGCGGCCCGGCCCGGGCCCCGGTCACGATCGTCGAATACGGGGACTTCGAATGCCCCTACTGCGGCCAGGCCGAGCCGGTGGTGCGGGCCCTGCTGGCAGAGTTCGGCGACGTCCGGTACGTCTGGCGGCACCTGCCGCTCGACGACGTCCACCCGCGGGCCCGCCTGGCCGCAGAGGCCTCCGAGGCCGCGGCCCGCCAGGACGCGTTCTGGCCGATGCACGACCTGCTGATGGCGCACCAGGACGCCCTGACCCCGGTCGACCTGCGGCGCTACGCGACCGAGCTGGACCTGGACCTGGCACGCTTCACCGAGGACCTGCGCGGCCACGTCCACGCCAACCGCGTCGCCGAGGACGTCGACTCCGCCGATCTGAGCGGCGTGTCCGGCACGCCGTCGTTCTTCATCAACGGCCGGCGCCACCACGGCGCGTACGACATCGAGACGCTCACGACCGCGGTCAAGGCCGCCTATGCGCGGGCGCGGATCGCGGGGGCTTCGAGCGAGGACGGCTGA
- a CDS encoding GNAT family N-acetyltransferase, whose product MESEANPDGDIVLETSRLLLRPWRVAEAVVLRELWTERDPRVPSRRRIDADGHPTLAELEDSIRTGQQSAVGLLAVERKASGDVVGYCGLVDSGRGSAGEPELAFEFLRRVWGQGYATEASLAVLEWAKSLGYGRLWATVWDWNVASRRVLAKVGFTETGRTEVDPVHGTTLFTTRRL is encoded by the coding sequence ATGGAAAGCGAGGCGAATCCGGACGGCGACATTGTGCTTGAGACGAGTCGCCTGTTGCTCAGGCCGTGGCGGGTTGCCGAGGCTGTCGTCCTGCGTGAGCTGTGGACCGAACGTGATCCACGGGTTCCGTCGCGTCGCCGCATCGATGCCGATGGCCATCCCACGCTTGCCGAGCTGGAAGATTCGATCCGCACCGGCCAGCAGTCCGCTGTCGGGTTGCTGGCGGTCGAGCGCAAGGCCTCGGGCGACGTCGTCGGCTACTGCGGGCTGGTCGACAGTGGGCGAGGATCGGCAGGGGAGCCGGAACTGGCATTCGAGTTTCTGCGCCGAGTCTGGGGTCAGGGATACGCGACTGAGGCCTCGTTGGCGGTGCTGGAGTGGGCGAAATCGCTGGGGTATGGGCGTCTGTGGGCCACGGTCTGGGATTGGAACGTCGCTTCTCGCCGCGTGCTGGCCAAAGTCGGGTTCACCGAGACCGGGCGGACGGAAGTGGACCCGGTGCATGGGACCACCCTGTTCACCACGCGACGGCTCTGA
- a CDS encoding GAP family protein yields MLWEAVPTALAASFSPATLVVVAGLLARERGRQLSLAFLAAAAAVTLMVGFLVVTVLADTRIDDSRRHPTVPPALDIALGVAAVVFAVVMLRRPPRDKKERRRETRLATAVVLGLAMGSPSPMYLMSLHSVAQAKPAVGVRTAEVILIAAIVLLMAELPILTYLVAPERTSAMLGSANAWFARHGRVITVVVAAGAGCYFVVKGLVRLL; encoded by the coding sequence ATGCTCTGGGAGGCTGTGCCGACCGCGCTGGCGGCGTCGTTCTCCCCGGCCACGCTCGTCGTCGTCGCCGGCCTGCTCGCTCGGGAGCGCGGGCGGCAGCTGTCGCTGGCCTTCCTCGCGGCGGCGGCCGCGGTCACCCTCATGGTCGGCTTCCTTGTCGTGACTGTCCTGGCCGACACCAGGATCGACGACAGCCGGCGCCATCCGACGGTGCCGCCCGCTTTGGACATCGCGCTCGGCGTGGCGGCCGTGGTGTTCGCTGTGGTGATGCTGCGCCGTCCGCCGCGGGACAAGAAGGAACGTCGGCGCGAGACCCGGTTGGCCACGGCCGTGGTGTTGGGGCTGGCGATGGGCTCGCCGTCGCCGATGTATCTGATGTCGCTGCACTCGGTCGCGCAGGCGAAGCCCGCGGTGGGGGTCCGCACCGCCGAGGTGATCCTCATCGCGGCGATCGTGTTGCTGATGGCCGAGCTGCCGATCCTGACGTACCTGGTCGCGCCGGAGCGCACGTCCGCGATGCTCGGCAGCGCCAACGCGTGGTTCGCTCGCCACGGCCGGGTCATCACCGTCGTTGTCGCGGCCGGTGCCGGGTGCTACTTCGTGGTCAAGGGGCTGGTCAGGCTCCTGTGA
- a CDS encoding serine/threonine-protein kinase yields MADVGDRIADRFVLRALIASGGMGNVWRAYDETLRVEVALKQVRLDPTATDAERAKLIGRAEHEARNGARVRDAPNIVAVYDVVLDGGAPWLVMRLVEGRSLLDELAARTRLPVAEARTIAGGLLAALAEAHGKGIIHRDVKPANVMLAADGTVLLADFGIAKHHADTTQTTRAMLIGSLQYMSPERLDGEDVKAGDMFALGVTLYEVVEGVSPFHRNTPTAVMAAIVRKDPEWPRHAGDLEGLIMALLQKDPEERPTVEAARQMLTAGLSGAANIPNVPSEPKVPNAPTKVIAPPGQTNSLAAVGLMPTTSSTPPTTSSSAGKSSGNDVLGGLGLILALVLLIWHQPIWNYVHDHFTHATPYDIKNIKEGQCFYAAPIGGASMPWAPIACSAKPPTGEEVWQVLRRFDDPTAQCNTTDVPGWNATSDGSWRPADKSYLLCSAVVNSGTVAAN; encoded by the coding sequence ATGGCCGACGTCGGGGATCGGATCGCGGATCGCTTCGTGCTGCGGGCGCTCATCGCGTCCGGCGGCATGGGCAATGTGTGGCGTGCCTACGACGAGACGCTGCGCGTCGAGGTGGCCCTCAAGCAGGTGCGGCTCGACCCGACGGCGACCGACGCCGAGCGGGCGAAGCTCATCGGGCGTGCTGAGCACGAGGCCCGCAACGGCGCGCGGGTCCGGGACGCGCCGAACATCGTCGCGGTCTACGACGTGGTGCTCGACGGCGGCGCCCCGTGGCTGGTGATGCGGCTGGTCGAGGGGCGCTCGCTGCTCGACGAGTTGGCGGCGCGCACCCGGCTGCCGGTGGCCGAGGCGCGGACGATCGCGGGCGGCCTGCTGGCCGCCTTGGCCGAGGCGCACGGCAAGGGGATCATCCACCGCGACGTCAAGCCGGCGAACGTCATGCTGGCCGCGGACGGCACGGTTCTGCTCGCCGACTTCGGCATCGCCAAGCACCACGCCGACACGACCCAGACCACGCGCGCCATGCTGATCGGCTCGCTGCAGTACATGTCGCCCGAGCGGCTGGACGGCGAGGACGTCAAAGCCGGCGACATGTTCGCCCTCGGTGTCACGCTGTACGAGGTGGTCGAGGGCGTCTCGCCGTTCCACCGGAACACGCCGACCGCGGTGATGGCGGCGATCGTGCGCAAGGACCCGGAGTGGCCGCGGCACGCCGGCGATCTTGAGGGCCTGATCATGGCACTGCTTCAGAAGGATCCCGAGGAGCGGCCGACGGTCGAGGCGGCGCGGCAGATGCTGACGGCCGGGCTGTCGGGCGCGGCGAACATACCGAACGTGCCGAGCGAGCCGAAAGTGCCGAACGCGCCGACGAAGGTGATCGCGCCGCCGGGCCAGACGAACAGTCTCGCCGCGGTGGGCCTCATGCCGACGACGAGCTCCACGCCGCCGACGACCTCGTCGAGCGCCGGCAAGAGCAGCGGCAACGACGTCCTCGGAGGCCTGGGCCTCATCCTGGCCCTCGTGCTCCTCATCTGGCACCAGCCGATCTGGAACTACGTCCACGACCACTTCACGCACGCGACGCCGTACGACATCAAGAACATCAAGGAAGGCCAGTGCTTCTACGCCGCCCCGATCGGCGGCGCCTCGATGCCCTGGGCCCCGATCGCGTGCTCGGCCAAGCCGCCGACCGGCGAGGAGGTCTGGCAGGTGCTGCGGCGCTTCGACGACCCGACGGCCCAGTGCAACACCACCGACGTCCCCGGATGGAACGCCACCTCGGACGGTTCATGGCGGCCCGCCGACAAGTCGTATCTGCTGTGCTCGGCGGTAGTGAACAGCGGCACCGTGGCGGCGAACTAG